In Candidatus Binataceae bacterium, the following proteins share a genomic window:
- a CDS encoding helix-turn-helix domain-containing protein, whose protein sequence is MLVDAKVLTVGELSDYLRVHRSTIYRLLKKGQLPGFKIGSDWRFNVEAIDQWRLRQGAEQLEQMRASQ, encoded by the coding sequence ATGCTAGTAGATGCCAAGGTTCTTACGGTTGGTGAGCTGTCGGATTACCTCCGGGTCCATCGTTCGACGATTTACCGGCTGCTCAAGAAGGGTCAACTGCCCGGCTTCAAAATCGGCAGTGACTGGCGCTTCAACGTGGAAGCTATAGACCAATGGCGGCTGCGGCAGGGCGCCGAGCAACTCGAGCAGATGCGCGCCAGCCAGTAA
- a CDS encoding DUF72 domain-containing protein has translation MASEIRAGASGFSYKEWLGGFYPAKLAGAKMLEFYSARLATVEINYTFRAMPRRAMLTGWAEKTPPNFRFALKAPQRITHFARLRGSRETLDYFIEVAGALGEKLGPVLFQLPPDLSRDDALLDDFIAQVGGRVRAAFEFRHPSWFDEEVLALLRRRQVALCVAESDKLSSPVASTAPYAYLRLRKESYDDAAMAAWAEKIRGLTVGAREAYIYFKHEAAAPELAAKMQLLLATV, from the coding sequence GTGGCGAGCGAGATCAGGGCCGGCGCGTCCGGTTTCAGCTACAAGGAATGGCTCGGCGGCTTCTATCCGGCGAAGCTGGCCGGGGCAAAGATGCTCGAGTTTTACTCGGCGCGGCTGGCGACCGTCGAGATCAATTACACCTTTCGCGCGATGCCGCGGCGCGCGATGCTAACGGGCTGGGCGGAAAAGACTCCGCCGAATTTCCGCTTCGCACTGAAGGCGCCCCAGCGGATCACCCACTTTGCCCGTCTGCGCGGCAGCCGCGAGACGCTGGACTACTTCATCGAGGTGGCGGGGGCGCTCGGCGAAAAGCTCGGTCCGGTACTTTTTCAATTACCGCCCGATTTGAGCCGCGACGACGCGCTGCTCGACGATTTTATCGCGCAGGTCGGCGGCCGTGTGCGCGCCGCTTTCGAGTTTCGCCATCCCTCATGGTTTGATGAGGAGGTGTTGGCGCTGTTGCGGCGCCGTCAGGTGGCACTGTGTGTAGCAGAAAGTGACAAACTGTCGAGTCCGGTGGCGAGCACCGCGCCGTACGCCTATCTGCGCCTGCGCAAGGAGAGCTACGACGACGCTGCGATGGCCGCCTGGGCCGAGAAGATCCGCGGGCTAACCGTCGGCGCGCGCGAGGCTTACATCTACTTCAAGCATGAGGCGGCGGCGCCCGAACTGGCGGCGAAGATGCAGCTGCTGCTCGCGACGGTTTGA
- a CDS encoding polymer-forming cytoskeletal protein gives MGLNDESFQSRIGKGAKISGKLNFRAPAKIEGEVDGEITGDEILIAEGAIVTARIAATRLTVAGQVSGEIIVRERLELLPTARLKCAITTPSLVLNEGAQFEGDCKMPGERAAA, from the coding sequence ATGGGGCTAAACGACGAATCATTTCAATCGCGCATCGGCAAAGGCGCCAAAATTTCGGGCAAGCTAAACTTTCGCGCACCGGCGAAAATCGAGGGTGAAGTTGACGGCGAGATTACCGGCGACGAAATCCTCATCGCCGAAGGCGCGATCGTGACGGCGCGCATCGCCGCCACCCGCCTGACCGTGGCCGGTCAGGTCAGCGGCGAGATCATCGTGCGTGAGCGGCTCGAATTGCTGCCGACGGCGCGGCTCAAATGCGCGATTACGACGCCGAGCCTCGTTTTGAATGAGGGCGCGCAGTTCGAGGGTGACTGCAAGATGCCCGGCGAGCGCGCCGCCGCCTGA
- a CDS encoding acyl-CoA dehydrogenase family protein, whose translation MIDFSLPDEIVQLERKVTSFIREEIVPLERDPRQGPHGPAEALRLEMVARARAAGLLSPHAPKEYGGLGLDHRGMAVIFEAAGWSPLGPLALNIQAPDEGNTNLLDKVATPEQKARWLGPLARGEIRTIFSMTEPDGGAGSDPSLMKTTARRVGDDYLINGRKWLITGAPGATLNIVMARTEDADGRDLGATMFLADTDAPGFKITRLLNTIDSNSPGGHAEVEFHDVRVGPERILGAVGKGFRYAQVRLGPARLTHCMRWLGAARRCHAIATDYARRRHAFGRPIGEHEGVGFMLADNENELSLCRLAIWHAAWMLDQGEQARNETSMCKVFCSEATGRIVDRSLQILGGMGITDDTVVERTYRDIRAFRIYDGPSEVHRFALARAILARDASAK comes from the coding sequence ATGATCGATTTTTCACTACCTGACGAAATCGTTCAGCTCGAGCGCAAGGTCACGAGCTTCATCCGCGAGGAGATCGTGCCGCTCGAACGCGATCCGCGCCAGGGTCCGCACGGACCCGCCGAGGCGCTCCGGCTCGAGATGGTCGCGCGCGCCCGCGCCGCCGGCCTGCTCTCGCCCCACGCGCCCAAGGAGTACGGCGGACTCGGCCTCGACCATCGCGGGATGGCGGTGATCTTCGAGGCTGCGGGCTGGTCGCCGCTGGGGCCGCTCGCACTCAATATCCAGGCTCCCGACGAAGGTAACACCAACCTGCTGGACAAGGTCGCGACGCCTGAGCAGAAGGCGCGCTGGCTCGGCCCGCTGGCGCGCGGTGAAATCCGCACGATCTTTTCGATGACCGAACCGGACGGCGGCGCCGGCTCCGATCCCAGCCTGATGAAGACCACGGCCCGCCGCGTCGGCGACGACTATCTGATCAACGGCCGCAAATGGCTCATCACGGGCGCGCCCGGCGCGACGCTCAATATCGTGATGGCGCGCACGGAGGACGCCGACGGCCGCGATCTCGGCGCCACCATGTTTCTGGCCGACACCGACGCTCCCGGCTTCAAGATCACGCGCCTGCTCAATACGATTGACAGCAATTCACCGGGCGGCCACGCCGAGGTCGAATTCCACGACGTGCGGGTCGGGCCCGAGCGCATCCTCGGCGCGGTCGGCAAGGGCTTCCGCTACGCGCAAGTGCGATTGGGTCCGGCGCGGCTGACGCACTGCATGCGCTGGCTGGGTGCGGCGCGGCGCTGTCATGCGATCGCGACCGACTATGCGCGGCGCCGTCACGCCTTCGGCCGCCCGATCGGCGAGCATGAGGGGGTCGGCTTCATGCTCGCCGATAATGAAAACGAGTTGTCGCTCTGCCGCCTCGCGATCTGGCACGCGGCGTGGATGCTCGATCAGGGCGAGCAGGCGCGCAATGAAACCAGCATGTGCAAGGTCTTCTGCTCGGAGGCGACTGGGCGCATCGTCGATCGTTCGTTGCAGATTCTCGGCGGGATGGGCATCACCGACGACACCGTAGTCGAGCGCACCTATCGCGACATCCGCGCCTTTCGCATCTACGACGGGCCGTCGGAGGTCCATCGCTTCGCGCTGGCCCGCGCGATCCTCGCGCGCGACGCCAGCGCCAAATAA
- a CDS encoding SDR family oxidoreductase, giving the protein MALPSGVNDFALTDKRALVIGAEHPLGRVAALTLAEAGAKVFLASQEPGAEKPLQDTVKALEAAGQKNAPYQVQTAAARADLSATADLAVKKLGGLDILVTALDHPFYAPFEATDDSAFDRVIEDNFKSVWTACQEVGRLMLQRGGGTIVNISNVLAERGVPNATLYCAAKGAVRNLVRALALEWARRGIRVNQIECGWLDVADRAETQADEFNEKLVRYLPYRRLMKPEEIAGALLYLVSPVSGFVTGEAIAVDGGLLCRV; this is encoded by the coding sequence ATGGCGCTGCCTTCCGGAGTCAATGATTTTGCGCTGACCGACAAGCGTGCGCTGGTGATTGGCGCGGAGCATCCGCTGGGCCGCGTCGCCGCGCTGACGCTGGCCGAAGCTGGCGCGAAGGTCTTTCTCGCCTCGCAGGAGCCCGGCGCCGAAAAGCCCTTGCAGGATACCGTTAAGGCGCTCGAAGCCGCGGGACAAAAAAACGCTCCGTACCAGGTGCAGACCGCCGCCGCCCGTGCCGACCTCAGCGCGACCGCCGATCTCGCGGTCAAGAAGCTGGGCGGCCTCGACATTCTGGTCACCGCGCTCGACCACCCGTTCTACGCGCCCTTTGAGGCCACCGACGATTCCGCCTTCGACCGCGTGATCGAGGACAACTTCAAGAGCGTCTGGACGGCGTGCCAGGAAGTCGGGCGCCTGATGCTCCAGCGGGGCGGCGGCACGATCGTCAACATCAGCAATGTGCTGGCCGAGCGCGGCGTCCCCAACGCGACGCTCTACTGCGCGGCCAAGGGCGCGGTGCGCAATCTGGTGCGGGCGCTCGCGCTCGAGTGGGCGCGACGCGGAATCCGCGTCAACCAGATCGAATGCGGATGGCTTGACGTTGCCGATCGCGCCGAAACGCAGGCCGATGAGTTCAATGAAAAGCTGGTCAGGTACCTGCCGTACCGCCGGCTGATGAAGCCCGAGGAGATCGCCGGCGCGCTGCTCTACCTGGTTTCGCCGGTCTCCGGCTTCGTCACCGGCGAGGCGATCGCGGTGGACGGCGGCCTGCTCTGCCGCGTTTAA
- a CDS encoding SDR family NAD(P)-dependent oxidoreductase, protein MILESFSLKDKVALITGGGRGLGRAMALRFASCGADIVVAARTLAQLEATAEEVRKLGRRCLVQPTDVARSEQVNAMVAAALNEFGQIDILVNNAGIDEDSFGKRLEQITDEEWRTGIDVNLSSQFYCARAAIPHMVVRKRGKIINVASGYGLRGGKHNYMYACAKGASLQLTRSLALTYADYNIQTNCIVPGIFPHNEAMMKFFKGGKFIPIGRAGVDDDVGPLAVFLASDASNHVNGELIAIDGGGLAGGIAPTGVAPADSQ, encoded by the coding sequence ATGATTCTCGAAAGTTTCAGCCTTAAGGACAAAGTCGCGCTTATCACCGGCGGCGGACGCGGCCTTGGGCGTGCGATGGCGCTGCGCTTCGCGAGCTGCGGCGCCGACATCGTGGTCGCGGCGCGCACGCTCGCCCAGCTCGAAGCGACCGCCGAGGAGGTGCGCAAGCTGGGCCGGCGCTGCCTGGTGCAGCCGACCGACGTCGCGCGCTCGGAGCAGGTCAACGCGATGGTCGCCGCGGCGCTCAACGAGTTCGGCCAAATCGATATTCTGGTCAATAACGCCGGCATCGACGAAGATTCCTTCGGCAAGCGGCTCGAACAGATTACCGATGAGGAATGGCGCACCGGAATCGACGTCAATCTCTCGAGCCAATTCTACTGTGCGCGCGCCGCGATTCCGCACATGGTCGTGCGCAAGCGCGGCAAAATTATCAATGTCGCCTCCGGCTATGGACTGCGAGGCGGAAAACATAACTATATGTATGCCTGCGCGAAGGGCGCGAGCCTCCAGCTGACCCGCTCGCTCGCGCTGACCTACGCCGATTACAATATCCAGACCAACTGCATCGTGCCCGGGATCTTTCCCCACAACGAGGCCATGATGAAGTTTTTCAAGGGCGGCAAGTTCATCCCGATCGGCCGCGCCGGTGTGGACGACGATGTCGGGCCGCTCGCGGTCTTCCTCGCCTCCGACGCCTCCAATCACGTTAATGGCGAGCTGATCGCGATCGATGGCGGCGGCCTCGCCGGCGGGATCGCGCCGACCGGCGTCGCGCCGGCCGATTCACAATGA